The nucleotide sequence GGAGATTCCTCGCCGATAGCGTCAAAGACTTCGTGTGCCTCTTCGATAACGTATTTTTTAAGGGTCTCAGGGGTTTGCTTGCGGTCCCAGGGGCAGCCATCTGGGGCCCGCAGGCGATGGACTATCTCGATAAGCTTGACAAAAAGTGGCCCAAGCTCGGAAAAATCAGTGGTTTCTTTCATAATAAAGGATTCTCCGCAGGTTGTAGTTGAATCTTGCTTTTATCTCCGAAGGCATAAACTCGGCAAGGTGCCTGGCCCCCTGCATGATGTAAGGATAGGTCTTTGAGCCCCGAAAGATCTTTTCTCCTTGGGGAAAAAAGGTGGTTATCAGGAAAAACACCGCTACCAATAGCAAGAAGCCCTTAAAGGCCCCAAGGCCTGCCCCAAGCAGCCGGTCCATCCAGGTAAGCCTGGCCTTTTTGAAAAAGTAGGCGATGATTTCCGCCACAATGAAGACCGCAAGGTACCCCAGCAAGAACGCAACGGCAAAAGAGGCTGCCTTGAGCCAGGAGGCCGAGATCCAGGGAGCCTGAAGCCACGGGGCGATGATGTTTTCAACCAAAAGATGATAGCGCACAGCCGTGATATAGCCTGCCACTAGACCGGCAAAGGAAGAAATGCCGCGGAAAAAGCCGATCCAGGCGCCTCGCAAGATAAATAACGCCAGCACCAAAATGACGATAACGTCTATGGTGTTAAAGGGAAGATTAGGCAGATTCATGGGAAACCTTCCAGAACGTCCCCCAAGGGGTGTCTCGAAGGATTATGCCGGCTTTGGTTAGCTTGTCACGCAAGGCATCTGCCTTTTCAAAGTTGCGTTCTTGGCGTGCTTTTTCGCGTTCGCGGATAAGGGCTTCTATCTCTTCGCGTAAAAGCCCTTTTTCCGCAAGGGCCTTTTCCCTTCGCCTTTCAATAAAGGCCTCGGGATCTTCTTCAAGGATGCCTAAGATGTTTCCCGCCAAGGTAGTAGCCTTTTTAGCGCCTTTTTGGGCCAGCATAAGATGTTCTTGAGATACTTTTCGGCCACAAAGTTTTAAGAGATTATTAAGGGCCTTTTCCAGGGTGAAAAGCGTAGCAATGGCCCGGGCGGTGTTTAGATCGTCGGCGAGAGCCGCCAGGAAGTTTTCTTCAAAGGCGTCTATCTCTTCGGCAATCTTTGCCAGTTGAGGTTTTTGACCCTGTGGGGCTTCTTCCTGGGTGGCCTTAAGGCGGCCAATCAAGTAAAGGGTCTCGTAAAAGCCTTCCAGGGCCTTTTCGTGGTCACCTACGACCTTTTCGGTGTAGTCAAGGGGGCTCCGGTAGTGCATGGAAAGCAGAAAGAGCCTTATGGCCTCGGGGTGGTTGCGGGCAAGCATGTATTTTATGGTGACGAAATTTCCCAGGCTTTTGGACATCTTCTCACGCCCCACGGTGACCATGCCGTTGTGCAGCCAGTAGCGCACAAAGGGCTTTCCCGTGGCGGCCTCGCTTTGGGCGATTTCGTTTTCGTGATGCGGGAAGATGAGGTCAAGGCCCCCGCCGTGGATGTCTATGGTTTCGCCAAGGTAATGCATGGCCATGGCCGAGCATTCAATGTGCCAGCCTGGGCGGCCGCGGCCCCAAGGGCTTTCCCAGGAGGGTTCACCGGGTTTTTCTGCCTTCCACAGGGCAAAGTCAAGGGGATGGCGTTTTTTCTCCGAAGGGGCAATGCGGGCGCCTGCACGTAACTCTTCGAGATTTCGGCCAGAAAGCTTTCCGTACTCGGGGAATTTTTCCACGGAAAAATACACATCGCCCTCTACCACGTAGGCAAAGCCTTTTTCAATGAGGCGTTCAATCAGGGAAATGATTTGCGGGATGTGTTCTGTGGCCCTTGGTTCATAAGTGGGTTTAAGGACCTTAAGTGCCTGCATGTCCTCGGTGTATGATTGGATGTATTTTTCGGCAAGTTCCTTGGGAGAAATCCCCACCTCATGGGCCCGGCGGATGATCTTATCGTCGATATCGGTAAAGTTGCGCACATAAACTACCTCATAGCCTACGTGGCGCAAAAAACGAAAGAGTACGTCAAAAACCACTGCGGCCCGGGCATGCCCCAGGTGAGACTCGTCATAGGCGGTAACCCCGCAGGCATACATGGTGACTTTGGGTGGGGCAAGCGGGACAAATTCTTCTTTTTTACGCGAAAGGGTGTTTTGGAATTTGATTTCCATGGAAGGTTTTATACCAGCGGCCTTAAGGCGTGGCAAGACGAAAAAGGCCCCGCAAGCTTGCGGGGCCTTCAAAAGGGTGGACTTAGCGTCTACAACCTCTTACGATGATGGCCTTCTCCAAAGTATTATTCTCTTCATCTGTTTCGCTGATCTGGTTATCGGCATCAACGGTCACGTAAAGTGTGTGTTGGTTGCTGGGAGTGCAGAGCTCAGCAGGGACTCTGAAGCGGAAACGAACAAGTTTTCTCTCACCTGCCTTTAGGCCGTTTATGGTCTGCTCGCCGATTACATAGACAGGTGCCATCGGGTTAGCATACACCCTTACCACAAAGGGCTTGGTTACGTCTACTTCACCCTGGTTTTCAATGAGTACCGAAATATGCCCTCGTTTTCCTGCCCGCCAGAAGCGCGGGGTGACAAGTTTGGTAACCACAAGGTCGGCTGCGGTTTCTGCCGCAGGGCTCACTTCAACTGTAATCGGCTCTGAAGTCACGCTTGCGTCGGCATTATCGTAGGCCGTGCAGGTGGCGTTATATGTGCCAGGATTTTCGTAAGTGTAGGAGAAAGTGCCAAGCTCTGAGTTAAGGGGCTCAGAGCCGTCGCCGGGGTTAAGTTCGTAGGCGGCAATGGCGCCGTCAGGGTCAGAAGCTTCACAGGTAAAGGTAACGGTAAGGGGTGCCACGCCACTTATGGGTTCTACACTAAAAGATTCTATCTCCGGTGGCTGGTTCATAGAAACGGAAATACTTACGGGATCACTATAAGCTTCGCTACCACAACTCCGCTTAGCAGAAACTATGTAATACCAGGTATAGTAATCAGCTTCTGCTGGTAGCGAAGCGGTAAGGGTAATGCTGGTCTCAGTGGTAGTGGCTACTTTCGTGCAATCCTCGGCAGGATTAGCAGATGGATAAGAACACTTATAAATTTCATAGCTTGCTGCATCTTCCACACTATCCCAGCTGAGTGTAAAGGTCTCTCCCTCATGAAGGTCGGAAGGATACGCCACTACACTTTGCGGAGCCCCAATCTCACGGCATTCAAAATGGGCGGTAACTTCCTTGTCTTCATCCATTGTTAAATTACAGGTTGACCCACTGTCAGTGCAGGCTCCACTCCAGTAAGAAAAGACATAATCAGAATCCTCATTGCAGGAAGCTTGAAGAGTAACCGGCCAGTTTTTTCCATAATATCCCATGCAATCTCCGGGGCAGGAGATCTCGTCTTTATCGTCTAAAACATAGCACCCTTCCACGGTCTGCGGATCTAAAGAAACATTAAGGGACACCTCTCCACAAACGGTGTCTATCCTAGGGGAGATATCACTGGCAAAAGAGATTGAACCCTCTTCATAAGAACCCGCTGTTACATCATAAATCTTGAGAGTATATGTAACGGTTTGTGAACCCTGTGGCACCGGAAGCGCAGACCAATCTATAACACTCAGGTCGAAATCAGCGGTAAGATAAGGTCCTTCGGAGAGATCACCCTGACCACGGCAGTAATGCCCGTTGCTCCCGAAAGTGTAGAGATAAGGATAGCTACTTTCATTAAAACCTATAAAGATGGCAGTAGAATCGGAGTTATACCAGGGTAACATGTCTTTAGACGGAACATTGACGGATTTATACAATTTTTCTTGTTCAAGGTTTTGGGGATCAATTACCAAGAGCGAACTTCTCAAGGAATCTTCACCGATGTAGCCATAGAAGTGTAAATATATTTTCCCCTGATAAAGAGACATTCCCTGAACTAAGTCAGCCCTTGTACTACGAGGATTTTCGGGATAATGGCCTATTTTATGATTTATGATACTTCCATCCTGAGGATCTATGGCCCCTAACCAAAGGGTGCTGGCTCCAGGAATGCCTGTCTGCCCGGCTATGATGAGAATTTCCTGATCCCCGTTTTTATAAATTGCGGCCTTATCAAATAAGAGGGGATGTTTTTCGTCGCTCTCATCGGTGCGAGCATACACTTTGAACCAGTTTGTTTCTCCTGAAGGAGAAATGGACCATACAAAACCCGCCGGAGAAGTAGCGTTTATCTGGGTGGCATAGGCGATAAGGATCTTCCCTACCAGGATCAAATTGCCCTGGCCATCTGCCACTGCATCTCGGAGTTCGAGAGAATGTTGGGACAACAAGCATGTGGCCGGAAAGGTTATGGTAGCACTTTCGCAATTTTGGCCATAACAAGTCTTTCGTTCGTAAGCGAGAGCCAGAAACTTATGCCAGGCC is from Thermodesulfatator atlanticus DSM 21156 and encodes:
- a CDS encoding CvpA family protein — protein: MNLPNLPFNTIDVIVILVLALFILRGAWIGFFRGISSFAGLVAGYITAVRYHLLVENIIAPWLQAPWISASWLKAASFAVAFLLGYLAVFIVAEIIAYFFKKARLTWMDRLLGAGLGAFKGFLLLVAVFFLITTFFPQGEKIFRGSKTYPYIMQGARHLAEFMPSEIKARFNYNLRRILYYERNH
- the cysS gene encoding cysteine--tRNA ligase yields the protein MEIKFQNTLSRKKEEFVPLAPPKVTMYACGVTAYDESHLGHARAAVVFDVLFRFLRHVGYEVVYVRNFTDIDDKIIRRAHEVGISPKELAEKYIQSYTEDMQALKVLKPTYEPRATEHIPQIISLIERLIEKGFAYVVEGDVYFSVEKFPEYGKLSGRNLEELRAGARIAPSEKKRHPLDFALWKAEKPGEPSWESPWGRGRPGWHIECSAMAMHYLGETIDIHGGGLDLIFPHHENEIAQSEAATGKPFVRYWLHNGMVTVGREKMSKSLGNFVTIKYMLARNHPEAIRLFLLSMHYRSPLDYTEKVVGDHEKALEGFYETLYLIGRLKATQEEAPQGQKPQLAKIAEEIDAFEENFLAALADDLNTARAIATLFTLEKALNNLLKLCGRKVSQEHLMLAQKGAKKATTLAGNILGILEEDPEAFIERRREKALAEKGLLREEIEALIREREKARQERNFEKADALRDKLTKAGIILRDTPWGTFWKVSHESA
- a CDS encoding CARDB domain-containing protein translates to MKHAKRFFLFLLILFLASSAFAASPFWTKQIRLNVYPYSMSLEGINTASEKVLATGRISYNGTYYFGAFLLDRDGNLLDSKIFRPVIGDEEKNVGLYPKGLLLDNGEILLAGKYYAESVGAGLPFFARLGNETPSLLYLKDPTIDDSFIKLTYNLVIPAENFVPAGEYVYFVGPATVNLGCGVHGFYIAKVKKDLSEVAWHKFLALAYERKTCYGQNCESATITFPATCLLSQHSLELRDAVADGQGNLILVGKILIAYATQINATSPAGFVWSISPSGETNWFKVYARTDESDEKHPLLFDKAAIYKNGDQEILIIAGQTGIPGASTLWLGAIDPQDGSIINHKIGHYPENPRSTRADLVQGMSLYQGKIYLHFYGYIGEDSLRSSLLVIDPQNLEQEKLYKSVNVPSKDMLPWYNSDSTAIFIGFNESSYPYLYTFGSNGHYCRGQGDLSEGPYLTADFDLSVIDWSALPVPQGSQTVTYTLKIYDVTAGSYEEGSISFASDISPRIDTVCGEVSLNVSLDPQTVEGCYVLDDKDEISCPGDCMGYYGKNWPVTLQASCNEDSDYVFSYWSGACTDSGSTCNLTMDEDKEVTAHFECREIGAPQSVVAYPSDLHEGETFTLSWDSVEDAASYEIYKCSYPSANPAEDCTKVATTTETSITLTASLPAEADYYTWYYIVSAKRSCGSEAYSDPVSISVSMNQPPEIESFSVEPISGVAPLTVTFTCEASDPDGAIAAYELNPGDGSEPLNSELGTFSYTYENPGTYNATCTAYDNADASVTSEPITVEVSPAAETAADLVVTKLVTPRFWRAGKRGHISVLIENQGEVDVTKPFVVRVYANPMAPVYVIGEQTINGLKAGERKLVRFRFRVPAELCTPSNQHTLYVTVDADNQISETDEENNTLEKAIIVRGCRR